Proteins co-encoded in one Mastacembelus armatus chromosome 24, fMasArm1.2, whole genome shotgun sequence genomic window:
- the LOC113137023 gene encoding transforming growth factor beta-3 proprotein-like — protein MHLGKALLFVLLLNCATLSSSLSTCATVDIDHVKRKRVEAIRGQILSKLRLTSPPHSLGPSKIPYEIQALYNSTKELLEELGRDRQQSCGQDNTETEYYAKEIYKFNMVYGPPESNDLPYCPKGITSKVFRFNVSTMERNSTNLFRAEFRALRVPNASAKRNEQRIELYQIVRPNEHIRKQRYIGAKNVLTKGTPEWISFDVTETVREWLMNRGTNLGLEISVHCPCHTFSPNGDIIDNENEVLEVKFKGVDGDDGQNRLDLDNLKKKKEQYQPHLILMMIPPHRLDTRSTRRHKRALDTNYCFSNTEESCCVRKLHIDFRRDLDWKWIHEPSGYDANYCSGPCPYLRSSDTTHSTLLSLYNTLNPEASAAPCCVPQDLEPLTILYYSGRTPKVEQLSNMIVKSCKCS, from the exons aTGCATTTGGGAAAGGCTTTACTGTTTGTTCTCCTCCTCAATTGCGCAACTTTGAGCTCATCCCTGTCAACTTGTGCCACCGTGGATATTGACCATGTGAAAAGGAAGAGGGTCGAGGCGATACGAGGTCAGATTTTGAGCAAACTCCGACTTACAAGTCCTCCGCACTCTCTCGGACCGAGTAAAATCCCATATGAAATCCAAGCATTGTATAACAGCACCAAGGAGCTACTGGAGGAGCTTGGGAGGGATCGGCAGCAAAGTTGCGGTCAGgacaacacagagacagagtacTATGCCAAAGAGATATACAAATTCAACATGGTGTACGGACCGCCAGAGAGCA ATGATCTTCCCTACTGCCCAAAAGGCATCACCTCTAAGGTTTTCCGCTTCAACGTCTCCACCATGGAAAGGAACTCAACTAACCTCTTCAGAGCAGAGTTTCGTGCACTGAGGGTGCCAAATGCAAGTGCCAAGAGGAACGAACAGCGGATTGAGCTCTACCAG ATTGTGAGACCAAATGAACACATTAGGAAACAACGCTACATTGGAGCCAAGAATGTGCTGACCAAAGGTACTCCAGAGTGGATCTCCTTCGATGTGACCGAAACAGTGCGGGAATGGCTGATGAACAGAG GAACTAATCTGGGTTTGGAAATTAGTGTGCACTGTCCGTGCCACACCTTCAGCCCAAATGGTGACATCATTGACAATGAGAACGAGGTTCTGGAGGTGAAGTTTAAAG GCGTGGATGGAGATGATGGGCAAAACCGCTTGGATCTAGATAACCTCaagaagaaaaaggagcagTACCAGCCTCACCTTATCCTTATGATGATCCCACCCCACCGCCTGGACACACGGTCCACACGCCGACACAAGAGAGCACTGGACACAAACTACTGTTTTTC AAACACGGAGGAGAGCTGCTGTGTTCGCAAGCTCCACATCGATTTCCGACGTGACCTGGACTGGAAATGGATCCATGAGCCCAGTGGTTATGATGCCAACTACTGCTCTGGGCCCTGCCCTTATCTGAGAAGCTCAGATACAACACACAGCACG CTGCTGAGCCTGTACAACACTCTGAATCCAGAGGCATCAGCCGCCCCCTGCTGTGTCCCTCAAGACCTGGAACCCCTGACTATACTCTACTACTCTGGGCGAA